One Anolis carolinensis isolate JA03-04 chromosome 5, rAnoCar3.1.pri, whole genome shotgun sequence DNA segment encodes these proteins:
- the acsl1 gene encoding long-chain-fatty-acid--CoA ligase 1 isoform X1, whose translation MQAHELFRHLRMPELGDVRQYVRTLPTNTLMGFGAFAALTTYWYATRPKALKPPCDLAMQSVEVEGEEHARRSSLLDSDEPIIYYYDDVRTVYDVFQRGIHVSNNGPCLGVRKPNQPYEWMTYKEVAERAECIGSALVNKGFKPSSDQFIGLFSQNRPEWVIIEQGCYTYSLVPVPLYDTLGEEAITYIVNKADIALVFCDKSEKAKLLLDSIEKGEISVLKTIVIMDPFDSDLVVRGKKCGVDIISMKEMEALGRARKHKPVVPKPEDLAIICFTSGTTGNPKGAMITHQNIVSNMSAFVKATEKAVLPSTEDTLISFLPLAHMFERVVECVILCHGARIGFFQGDIKLLMDDLKTLQPTVFPVVPRLLNRMFDKIFSQANTSFKRWILDFASKRKEAELRSGIIRNNSLWDKMIFRKIQANLGGKVRLMITGAAPVSANVLTFLRAALGCQFYEGYGQTECTAGCSLTLPGDWTAGHVGSPMPCNFLKLVDVEEMNYFAAKGEGEVCVKGPNVFKGYLKDPEKTAEALDKDGWLHTGDVGKWLPNGTLKIIDRKKHIFKLAQGEYIAPEKIENIYSRSEPVAQVFVHGESLQAFLIAIVVPDPDVLSGWAKKKGLAGSYEELCKNKDIKNYILEDMLNVGKEFGLKSFEQVKAIALQSEMFSIENGLLTPTLKAKRPELRKYFQSQIDELYASNKM comes from the exons ATGCAAGCTCATGAATTGTTCAGGCATCTGCGAATGCCAGAACTGGGTGACGTGAGGCAGTATGTGCGAACTCTTCCAACAAACACATTGATGGGATTTGGTGCTTTCGCAGCACTCACAACTTACTGGTATGCCACAAGACCAAAAGCTCTGAAACCACCATGTGACTTAGCAATGCAGTCGGTGGAGGTGGAG GGTGAAGAGCACGCCCGAAGATCATCACTACTTGACAGTGATGAACCAATAATTTACTACTATGATGATGTGAGAACAGTTTATGATGTCTTCCAAAGAGGAATACATGTGTCAA ACAATGGGCCATGCTTGGGAGTAAGGAAACCAAATCAACCATATGAATGGATGACTTACAAGGAG GTTGCAGAAAGAGCAGAGTGTATTGGTTCTGCACTAGTGAACAAAGGCTTCAAGCCATCTTCGGATCAGTTCATAGGACTTTTTTCACAGAACAGACCAGAG TGGGTTATTATTGAACAAGGATGTTACACTTACTCTTTGGTGCCTGTTCCTCTGTATGACACTCTGGGAGAAGAGGCTATCACCTATATTGTAAATAAAG CTGACATTGCTTTGGTTTTTTGTGATAAATCCGAAAAAGCTAAACTTCTTCTGGATAGCATTGAGAAGGGAGAAATATCAGTACTCAAAACTATTGTGATTATGGATCCCTTTGACAGTGATCTTGTGGTTCgtggaaagaaatgtggagtGGATATCATCAGTATgaaagaaatggag gcattgggAAGAGCTCGCAAGCACAAACCTGTA GTTCCAAAACCGGAAGACCTAGCCATAATCTGTTTCACCAGTGGAACCACAG GAAACCCCAAAGGAGCAATGATTACTCACCAAAATATAGTGAGCAATATGTCGGCATTTGTGAAAGCTACAGAG AAAGCAGTTTTACCTTCTACAGAAGATACCTTAATTTCCTTCTTGCCACTCGCCCATATGTTTGAAAGAGTTGTAGAG TGTGTGATTCTTTGTCATGGAGCACGGATAGGATTTTTTCAGGGAGACATCAAGCTGCTTATGGATGACTTAAAAACTTTGCAGCCCACAGTATTTCCAGTTGTGCCAAGGCTGCTGAATAGAATGTTTGACAAA aTCTTTAGCCAAGCAAACACTTCATTTAAGCGGTGGATATTGGATTTTGCTTCCAAGAGGAAAGAAGCAGAACTTAGGAGTGGCATAATTAGAAATAACAGCCTGTGGGATAAAATGATTTTCCGTAAAATACAG GCAAATCTGGGTGGCAAAGTGAGGCTTATGATTACAGGAGCAGCTCCTGTTTCGGCAAACGTGCTGACATTCCTAAGAGCAGCTCTTGGCTGTCAG TTCTATGAAGGCTATGGACAGACAGAATGTACTGCTGGGTGCTCCTTGACATTACCTGGTGACTGGACTGCCG GTCATGTTGGTTCCCCAATGCCTTGCAATTTCCTAAaacttgttgatgtagaagaaatGAATTATTTTGCAGCCAAAGGAGAGGGTGAG GTTTGTGTAAAGGGGCCAAATGTATTCAAAGGCTACTTGAAGGACCCTGAAAAGACAGCAGAAGCTCTCGACAAAGATGGCTGGTTACACACTGGAGATGTTGGTAAATGGTTACCG AATGGTACCCTAAAGATAATTGACAGGAAAAAACACATATTTAAACTTGCACAGGGAGAATATATAGCAccagaaaaaatagaaaatatctATTCGAGGAGTGAACCTGTTGCTCAAGTTTTTGTCCATGGTGAAAGCTTACAG GCTTTCTTAATAGCAATTGTCGTTCCGGATCCAGATGTATTATCTGGCTGGGCTAAGAAAAAGGGATTGGCAGGATCATATGAAGAACTATGCAAAAACAAA GACATCAAAAATTACATTCTGGAAGACATGCTGAATGTTGGAAAAGAATTTGGATTAAAGTCATTTGAACAG GTCAAAGCCATTGCCCTTCAGTCTGAAATGTTTTCCATCGAGAACGGCCTACTCACACCGACATTAAAGGCGAAAAGACCTGAACTCCGCAAATACTTCCAGTCCCAGATAGATGAACTCTATGCTAGTAACAAGatgtaa
- the acsl1 gene encoding long-chain-fatty-acid--CoA ligase 1 isoform X2, producing MQAHELFRHLRMPELGDVRQYVRTLPTNTLMGFGAFAALTTYWYATRPKALKPPCDLAMQSVEVEGEEHARRSSLLDSDEPIIYYYDDVRTVYDVFQRGIHVSNNGPCLGVRKPNQPYEWMTYKEVAERAECIGSALVNKGFKPSSDQFIGLFSQNRPEWVIIEQGCYTYSLVPVPLYDTLGEEAITYIVNKADIALVFCDKSEKAKLLLDSIEKGEISVLKTIVIMDPFDSDLVVRGKKCGVDIISMKEMEALGRARKHKPVVPKPEDLAIICFTSGTTGNPKGAMITHQNIVSNMSAFVKATESGLILNPSDTQISYLPLAHVFERVVQCVILCHGARIGFFQGDIKLLMDDLKTLQPTVFPVVPRLLNRMFDKIFSQANTSFKRWILDFASKRKEAELRSGIIRNNSLWDKMIFRKIQANLGGKVRLMITGAAPVSANVLTFLRAALGCQFYEGYGQTECTAGCSLTLPGDWTAGHVGSPMPCNFLKLVDVEEMNYFAAKGEGEVCVKGPNVFKGYLKDPEKTAEALDKDGWLHTGDVGKWLPNGTLKIIDRKKHIFKLAQGEYIAPEKIENIYSRSEPVAQVFVHGESLQAFLIAIVVPDPDVLSGWAKKKGLAGSYEELCKNKDIKNYILEDMLNVGKEFGLKSFEQVKAIALQSEMFSIENGLLTPTLKAKRPELRKYFQSQIDELYASNKM from the exons ATGCAAGCTCATGAATTGTTCAGGCATCTGCGAATGCCAGAACTGGGTGACGTGAGGCAGTATGTGCGAACTCTTCCAACAAACACATTGATGGGATTTGGTGCTTTCGCAGCACTCACAACTTACTGGTATGCCACAAGACCAAAAGCTCTGAAACCACCATGTGACTTAGCAATGCAGTCGGTGGAGGTGGAG GGTGAAGAGCACGCCCGAAGATCATCACTACTTGACAGTGATGAACCAATAATTTACTACTATGATGATGTGAGAACAGTTTATGATGTCTTCCAAAGAGGAATACATGTGTCAA ACAATGGGCCATGCTTGGGAGTAAGGAAACCAAATCAACCATATGAATGGATGACTTACAAGGAG GTTGCAGAAAGAGCAGAGTGTATTGGTTCTGCACTAGTGAACAAAGGCTTCAAGCCATCTTCGGATCAGTTCATAGGACTTTTTTCACAGAACAGACCAGAG TGGGTTATTATTGAACAAGGATGTTACACTTACTCTTTGGTGCCTGTTCCTCTGTATGACACTCTGGGAGAAGAGGCTATCACCTATATTGTAAATAAAG CTGACATTGCTTTGGTTTTTTGTGATAAATCCGAAAAAGCTAAACTTCTTCTGGATAGCATTGAGAAGGGAGAAATATCAGTACTCAAAACTATTGTGATTATGGATCCCTTTGACAGTGATCTTGTGGTTCgtggaaagaaatgtggagtGGATATCATCAGTATgaaagaaatggag gcattgggAAGAGCTCGCAAGCACAAACCTGTA GTTCCAAAACCGGAAGACCTAGCCATAATCTGTTTCACCAGTGGAACCACAG GAAACCCCAAAGGAGCAATGATTACTCACCAAAATATAGTGAGCAATATGTCGGCATTTGTGAAAGCTACAGAG AGTGGCCTTATACTGAATCCCAGTGACACACAAATTTCCTATCTGCCTCTGGCACATGTTTTTGAAAGAGTGGTACAG TGTGTGATTCTTTGTCATGGAGCACGGATAGGATTTTTTCAGGGAGACATCAAGCTGCTTATGGATGACTTAAAAACTTTGCAGCCCACAGTATTTCCAGTTGTGCCAAGGCTGCTGAATAGAATGTTTGACAAA aTCTTTAGCCAAGCAAACACTTCATTTAAGCGGTGGATATTGGATTTTGCTTCCAAGAGGAAAGAAGCAGAACTTAGGAGTGGCATAATTAGAAATAACAGCCTGTGGGATAAAATGATTTTCCGTAAAATACAG GCAAATCTGGGTGGCAAAGTGAGGCTTATGATTACAGGAGCAGCTCCTGTTTCGGCAAACGTGCTGACATTCCTAAGAGCAGCTCTTGGCTGTCAG TTCTATGAAGGCTATGGACAGACAGAATGTACTGCTGGGTGCTCCTTGACATTACCTGGTGACTGGACTGCCG GTCATGTTGGTTCCCCAATGCCTTGCAATTTCCTAAaacttgttgatgtagaagaaatGAATTATTTTGCAGCCAAAGGAGAGGGTGAG GTTTGTGTAAAGGGGCCAAATGTATTCAAAGGCTACTTGAAGGACCCTGAAAAGACAGCAGAAGCTCTCGACAAAGATGGCTGGTTACACACTGGAGATGTTGGTAAATGGTTACCG AATGGTACCCTAAAGATAATTGACAGGAAAAAACACATATTTAAACTTGCACAGGGAGAATATATAGCAccagaaaaaatagaaaatatctATTCGAGGAGTGAACCTGTTGCTCAAGTTTTTGTCCATGGTGAAAGCTTACAG GCTTTCTTAATAGCAATTGTCGTTCCGGATCCAGATGTATTATCTGGCTGGGCTAAGAAAAAGGGATTGGCAGGATCATATGAAGAACTATGCAAAAACAAA GACATCAAAAATTACATTCTGGAAGACATGCTGAATGTTGGAAAAGAATTTGGATTAAAGTCATTTGAACAG GTCAAAGCCATTGCCCTTCAGTCTGAAATGTTTTCCATCGAGAACGGCCTACTCACACCGACATTAAAGGCGAAAAGACCTGAACTCCGCAAATACTTCCAGTCCCAGATAGATGAACTCTATGCTAGTAACAAGatgtaa